DNA from Gammaproteobacteria bacterium:
TACCAGCAATCTCTCGTTCGAGCTGCCCCGCGCCCCAACCCGCGTAGCCCAAAGCCACCAGGGAACGACGCGGGCCAGTACCGTTGGCCATCGCCACTAGGATATCGCGGGAAGTAGTGACAGCGATGGTATCAGTCACCGCCAAGGAGGCCTCCCAGTTCCCCACCGGCTGGTGGATCACGAAGCCCCGCTCACGTTGCACGGGACCTCCCAAGAAGACCGGTTGATTATGAGACACTTTCTCTCGATCCTCCGTGCCGATCCCCATCTGATCGAGGACCTCTCCCACGGTGATGGCGAGGGGACGATTGATCACGATCCCCATCGCTCCTTCACGG
Protein-coding regions in this window:
- the yqgE gene encoding DUF179 domain-containing protein YqgE, whose translation is MADFSSSFTNHFLIAMPMLADPNFFHTVTYICEHSREGAMGIVINRPLAITVGEVLDQMGIGTEDREKVSHNQPVFLGGPVQRERGFVIHQPVGNWEASLAVTDTIAVTTSRDILVAMANGTGPRRSLVALGYAGWGAGQLEREIAGNAWLSGPADLRVLFETPVDRRWHAAAMVLGIDLNLLSGEVGHG